Proteins encoded in a region of the Pseudochaenichthys georgianus chromosome 20, fPseGeo1.2, whole genome shotgun sequence genome:
- the commd3 gene encoding COMM domain-containing protein 3, with translation MELCESVQRGLQQLADPSVFITSCYRELLEVSYRSLLSSQADPGVLDQAELKQVEQIALKQSHTAATTFILEAVKLNADKSTISSCLEELTFSAERIDMFYEAHQKHKTELERLLASIGRCPPHINDVSWRLQYHVKNNQVDKVNEPFYCIALNTENEGSPEDINFTCTVEQLQDLVGKLKDAAKCVEKASQM, from the exons ATGGAGTTGTGTGAGTCTGTGCAGAGAGGGCTGCAGCAGCTCGCGGACCCCTCGGTCTTCATCACGAGCTGCTACCGGGAGCTTCTGGAGGTCTCTTACCGGAGCCTGCTCTCCTCTCAGGCGGACCCCGGAGTCCTCG atcAGGCCGAGCTGAAGCAGGTGGAGCAGATCGCGCTGAAGCAGAGTCACACTGCAGCCACCACCTTCATCCTGGAGGCGGTCAAACTCAACGCAGACAAGTCAACCATAAG CTCCTGCCTCGAAGAGCTCACATTCAGTGCAGAGAGAATAGACATGTTCTATGAAGCACATCAG AAACATAAAACAGAACTGGAGCGACTGTTAGCAAG CATAGGAAGGTGTCCCCCTCATATTAACGATGTGTCGTGGCGTCTTCAATACCACGTGAAG AACAATCAGGTCGATAAGGTCAACGAGCCTTTCTACTGCATTGCCCTGAATACTGAA AATGAAGGATCCCCGGAAGATATAAACTTCACATGCACAGTGGAGCAGCTGCAG GATTTGGTGGGGAAGCTGAAGGACGCGGCTAAGTGTGTGGAGAAAGCCAGTCAGATGTGA